A single Fusarium oxysporum Fo47 chromosome IV, complete sequence DNA region contains:
- a CDS encoding amidase signature domain-containing protein gives MYVNNPVPVPKGTPEYEAKRAAVLKALADKVPAEFCLGPEFFKDTPLDVSKIPAACGLLTDEEVAITEGYDATGLAEAIARRKYTSVAVARAFCKRAIIAHQLTSCLTQWYYDEAIQQATKLDEYLAEHGTTIGPLHGVPVSVKDHVPLAGTFSSLGILATAEYDQHDSPLPAVLRKAGAVFYCKTNQPQALMHGESDSPWGRALNPYNTTLTPGGSSGGEGALIAMKGSILGIGTDIGGSIRIPAAFSGIYGYKPTSGILSTRDMVHVPMVAELTILANAGPMCRSARDMDLFMRVQLDAKPYIRDLTLVPTTWAGLSTQLGVTLGRPLKVGIMTHDGFIQPQPPLKRALSWASTLLSDPRLSGLIEIKSFLPYGVKQCWDEIRQAYSPDGGIPTHDAILATGEPIYPLTEWIWRPVAPKGMLTAGEMAYVRKACLDFRHSFAEDWERQDVDVILCPTGVGPATTHDTNFYLMYTALWNYLDCPGLVFPTGLKVEEGEKYDADYKPLGPECAHVKELWESGNFQGAPINLQLVGRRYHDNQLFGALKLLQDALGLE, from the coding sequence ATGTATGTCAATAACCCTGTACCCGTGCCAAAAGGCACGCCAGAGTACGAGGCCAAGCGTGCTGCTGTTCTCAAAGCACTCGCCGACAAAGTGCCCGCAGAGTTCTGTCTGGGTCCCGAATTCTTCAAAGACACTCCTCTCGATGTCAGCAAGATCCCTGCTGCCTGTGGTCTACTCACAGACGAGGAAGTAGCCATCACTGAAGGCTATGATGCAACTGGCCTTGCTGAGGCTATCGCCAGACGCAAGTATACTTCTGTGGCTGTTGCGAGAGCCTTTTGCAAGCGTGCAATTATCGCACACCAGCTTACCTCCTGTCTTACGCAGTGGTATTATGATGAGGCTATCCAGCAGGCTACGAAACTGGATGAGTATCTAGCAGAGCATGGCACCACGATAGGTCCACTCCATGGTGTCCCCGTCAGTGTCAAGGATCATGTTCCCTTAGCTGGCACGTTCTCGTCATTGGGCATTCTGGCTACAGCCGAGTACGACCAGCATGACTCTCCGCTTCCAGCGGTCCTTCGCAAGGCCGGCGCTGTCTTTTACTGTAAGACAAACCAACCCCAAGCTCTGATGCATGGCGAAAGTGACTCGCCTTGGGGCCGCGCCTTGAACCCGTACAACACCACTTTGACACCTGGAGGTTCCAGTGGTGGTGAAGGAGCCTTGATTGCTATGAAAGGCTCGATTCTCGGCATTGGAACCGACATTGGAGGCAGCATCAGAATCCCTGCAGCGTTCAGCGGTATCTATGGATACAAGCCAACAAGTGGCATCCTGTCAACGAGAGACATGGTACATGTGCCTATGGTAGCTGAACTTACTATCTTGGCCAACGCCGGTCCCATGTGTCGATCAGCACGCGACATGGATCTCTTCATGCGTGTTCAGCTTGATGCCAAGCCGTATATCAGAGATCTGACTTTGGTCCCCACGACTTGGGCTGGTTTGTCGACCCAGCTGGGTGTCACCCTTGGCCGCCCGCTCAAAGTTGGCATCATGACAcacgatggcttcatccaGCCTCAACCACCTCTCAAGCGTGCCCTGTCGTGGGCCAGTACCCTGCTGTCAGACCCTCGGCTATCAGGACTTATCGAGATCAAGTCATTCTTGCCTTATGGTGTCAAACAGTGCTGGGATGAAATCAGGCAAGCCTACTCTCCTGACGGCGGCATTCCAACTCATGATGCTATTCTCGCAACAGGCGAGCCAATCTATCCTCTGACCGAATGGATCTGGAGGCCTGTTGCGCCCAAGGGAATGCTAACTGCTGGTGAAATGGCTTACGTACGCAAAGCATGCCTCGACTTCCGACATTCCTTTGCAGAGGATTGGGAGCGtcaggatgttgatgttatCCTTTGTCCCACTGGCGTCGGGCCGGCTACGACTCACGACACAAACTTCTATCTTATGTATACAGCTCTGTGGAACTATCTCGACTGCCCCGGCTTGGTATTTCCTACGGGgctcaaggttgaggagggtGAGAAATACGACGCGGATTATAAGCCGTTAGGACCTGAGTGCGCTCACGTGAAGGAACTCTGGGAGAGTGGTAACTTCCAAGGGGCACCTATCAACCTTCAGCTTGTGGGGAGGAGGTATCATGACAATCAGCTGTTCGGAGCTTTGAAGCTTCTCCAGGATGCTCTTGGACTTGAATGA
- a CDS encoding general substrate transporter, producing the protein MVNVGSAADPIVTRLVEEDKTPWYRKPNLRLMYVWLFFCCMGVEMTSGFDSQLINTLQYSQNFHHYLGNGRQNAEGKWAIEPGLLGFVNSSYQLGSIFAVPFAPWFAQRFGRRWSIMLGSLIMVGGAIIQGFAQHVAMYIIARMILGVGILFCIISGSALIGELGYPKERAVLTSLFNASYFIGQILASAIALGTTPITNNWSWRLPSLLQIVPSLIQISTVFLLPESPRFLVSKDREEEAAQVLIKYHAEGDATSQLVQAEIVQIRETIKAEMEASKQSWFEVIRTAGMRRRFVVTIFIGLFTQLSGNTLLSYYSGVLFGMMGFTDDYTKTRINLAYACWSLLNATIIALIVTRFKRRHMYMLSAALMLCAFIGITVSLERIQAVPEGQKNNAAGIAALFWYFAYSPTYAIGNNALTYTYLVELWPYSMRSRGIGVQQIFGKLAGFFSTNVNSIALDAIKWRYLAIYCGWIFFEFCIVYLLYPETSGRTLEELAFLFEDEELKEKTVAAVEKQIHFGDSKADEQQTHVQTREVV; encoded by the exons ATGGTCAACGTTGGTAGCGCCGCGGACCCCATCGTCACTCGCCTCgtcgaggaggacaagacgCCATGGTACAGGAAGCCCAATCTGCGTCTTATGTACGTCTGGTTGTTCTTCTGCTGTATGGGTGTTGAGATGACTTCTGGTTTCGATTCGCAACTCATCAACACGCTCCAATACTCTCAGAACTTCCACCACT ATCTCGGTAACGGACGACAGAATGCGGAAGGCAAGTGGGCCATCGAACCAGGTCTGCTCGGCTTTGTCAACTCTTCCTACCAGCTCGGCTCTATCTTTGCGGTCCCATTTGCGCCTTGGTTTGCTCAGCGATTCGGTCGAAGATGGTCCATTATGCTTGGTTCTCTTATCATGGTTGGCGGTGCTATCATCCAGGGATTCGCCCAGCACG TTGCCATGTACATCATTGCCCGTATGATTCTTGGAGTTGGTATTCTCTTCTGTATTATCTCTGGTTCTGCCCTCATCGGAGAGCTGGGATATCCTAAGGAGCGTGCTGTCCTCACATCTCTGTTCAACGCATCGTACTTCATCGGTCAGATTCTCGCTTCTGCTATCGCTCTGGGCACGACtcccatcaccaacaactgGTCATGGCGGTTGCCCTCTCTGCTGCAGATCGTCCCCTCGCTGATCCAGATCTCCACtgtcttcctcctccccGAGTCTCCTCGTTTCCTCGTCTCCAAAGACcgtgaagaagaagccgctCAGGTCCTTATCAAGTACCACGCCGAAGGCGACGCCACCTCCCAGCTTGTCCAGGCTGAAATCGTTCAGATCCGAGAGACCATCAAAGCTGAGATGGAAGCCTCCAAGCAGTCCTGGTTCGAGGTGATCCGCACTGCCGGTATGCGCCGTCGATTCGTtgtcaccatcttcatcggTCTCTTCACTCAGCTTTCCGGCAACACTCTTCTGAGTTACTATTCCGGTGTTCTTTTCGGCATGATGGGCTTCACGGACGACTACACAAAGACTCGAATTAACCTCGCCTATGCTTGCTGGAGTCTTCTCAATGCTACCATCATTGCTTTAATCGTCACTCGCTTCAAGCGTCGACACATGTACATGCTTTCCGCTGCTCTCATGCTGTGTGCTTTCATCGGCATCACCGTATCTCTTGAGAGAATTCAAGCTGTTCCCGAGGGCCAGAAGAACAACGCTGCTGGTATTGCCGCTCTGTTTTGGTACTTCGCTTACTCGCCAACCTACGCCATCGGAAACAACGCTCTCACATACA CCTACCTGGTCGAACTTTGGCCTTACTCGATGCGAAGCCGTGGTATCGGTGTCCAGCAGATTTTCGGAAAGCTTGCCGGTTTCTTCTCCACCAACGTCAACTCCATTGCTCTCGATGCTATCAAGTGGCGATACCTGGCCATTTACTGTGGTTGGATTTTCTTCGAGTTCTGCATCGTCTACCTCCTCTACCCCGAGACCAGTGGCCGAACCCTCGAGGAACTTGCTTTCC TTttcgaggacgaggaacTCAAGGAGAAGACCGTGGCTGCTGTCGAGAAGCAGATCCACTTTGGAGACTCAAAGGCAGACGAACAGCAGACTCATGTGCAAACCCGCGAGGTTGTTTAA
- a CDS encoding thioredoxin-like protein has protein sequence MSQLTLFTDSRFPCPQRLQLVIFELGLKITNIHQLDIIKREQQKPEFLEINPFGAVPCLQDHSHDPVLVLTESRAIARYLADRYGGPDNKLIPEGGVAKAKFEEAASIELTSFDAVANPLAFEAYFKPQFMKQEPKDQVVKDLKVKLERVLRLLDQKLSTQPFMAGEMKGRESYQQVYADGNKGIHDA, from the exons ATGTCTCAATTGACGCTGTTTACAGATAGCCGGTTCCCTTGTCCCCAGAGACTACAACTGGTGATTTTTGAGTTGGGTCTCAAAATCACCAACATTCATCAGTTGGACATCATCAAGCGTGAGCAGCAG AAGCCAGAATTTCTTGAAATCAATCCCTTTGGAGCCGTTCCATGTCTCCAGGACCACTCGCATGATCCAGTTCTTGTTCTGACTGAGTCACGGGCTATTGCGCGATATCTCGCAGATCGATATGGCGGACCGGACAATAAACTCATCCCTGAAGGTGGAGTTGCAAAGGCGAAGTTCGAAGAAGCTGCATCCATCGAATTGACCTCTTTCGATGCTGTTGCTAATCCACTGGCCTTCGAAGCCTACTTTAAACC GCAATTCATGAAACAAGAGCCGAAGGATCAAGTCGTCAAGGATCTCAAAGTGAAACTTGAACGAGTTCTGAGACTCCTTGACCAAAAGCTCAGCACACAGCCTTTCATGGCTGGCGAG ATGAAAGGTCGAGAGTCCTACCAACAGGTATACGCGGATGGAAACAAGGGGATCCATGATGCTTAA
- a CDS encoding kinase-like domain-containing protein produces MLGDSEITGLPGDRLKNQLEYALLPNGINQQEQFLPIGSLHSICNQAAVFTELSRYFDEEQAKQYTTYVCDQSKPARKIFTVLALINRIELVPTFQDAGFFDEDLPLTKNTENLELRSRRPEDQRSIPLTRSLQNVKMIRDFNVKQWCVHVPSFEKDVTRSYEDFVLESDTIMPWESSGQNIVTGGYGYVQKVKIHKDHHSFAEHKGFALKTILPAKERTRDVFKQELIAFRKVRPGPNLVELVSAFEISGKDQFMLLFPWADGGSMDDMMNQSSKNLFISLNLSSRDFVQWILSQCRGLVEALAAIHQVDVVPKSDEGSSTGQARNFGIHLDIKPTNILYFCQDTASHALGVLKIADFGLTKFHSLSSRTRKSRCTAYRCSQEYRSPEHDIGYIISRKVDTWALGCIFSEVFTWMLFEHEAREEFRRARTRDALKVEARLDESSSSTDSNKINQIQTPRLKPSVSQARKSFAAQFGMCLNKLTASKWIAKLGHEICRKNGPAFLTWVLEFIKDEMLHPEREDGADCERIVDYFDRFVNNRVYEDWDIDL; encoded by the exons ATGCTGGGAGACTCAGAGATCACTGGGCTTCCAGGCGATAGGCTAAAGAATCAGCTCGAATATGCATTGCTTCCAAATGGAATCAACCAACAGGAGCAGTTTCTTCCAATCGGCTCCCTTCACTCCATTTGCAACCAAGCAGCTGTGTTCACTGAACTTTCTAGGTACTTTGACGAGGAACAGGCTAAGCAATACACAACATATGTCTGCGACCAGAGCAAACCCGCCAGAAAGATATTTACTGTTTTAGCTCTGATCAATCGCATTGAACTGGTCCCAACTTTCCAAGACGCCGGGTTCTTTGACGAAGACTTGCCACTCACGAAGAATACTGAAAATTTGGAGTTGCGATCTCGCCGCCCAGAAGATCAACGATCCATCCCGCTAACGAGAAGTCTCCAGAATGTCAAGATGATACGCGACTTTAATGTGAAACAGTGGTGCGTACATGTCCCGTCTTTTGAAAAGGACGTCACTAGAAGCTATGAGGATTTCGTGCTTGAGTCAGATACCATCATGCCGTGGGAATCTTCTGGACAAAACATCGTCACTGGAGGGTATGGATATGTTCAAAAGGTCAAGATTCACAAAGACCACCACTCTTTC GCGGAACACAAGGGGTTTGCATTAAAGACTATACTACCAGCAAAAGAACGCACTCGAGATGTTTTCAAGCAGGAGTTGATTGCTTTTCGCAAGGTCCGTCCCGGGCCGAATCTGGTTGAGCTCGTCTCCGCATTTGAGATATCGGGAAAAGATCAGTTTATGCTTTTATTTCCCTGGGCTGATGGGGGTAGCATGGACGACATGATGAATCAGTCGTCAAAGAATCTCTTCATTTCTCTGAACTTGTCGTCTCGAGACTTTGTCCAATGGATCTTATCCCAATGCCGTGGCTTGGTGGAAGCTCTCGCGGCAATTCATCAAGTCGACGTCGTTCCCAAGTCCGACGAGGGATCCTCTACCGGCCAAGCTAGAAACTTTGGGATACACCTTGATATCAAACCAACCAACATTCTCTACTTCTGCCAAGATACAGCCAGTCACGCACTTGGAGTTCTCAAAATTGCAGACTTTGGTCTCACCAAGTTTCACAGTTTATCATCTCGGACGAGAAAGAGCCGTTGTACTGCGTACAGATGCTCGCAAGAATACCGCTCCCCCGAACACGACATCGGCTATATTATATCAAGGAAAGTGGATACATGGGCACTTGGCTGTATCTTCTCTGAAGTCTTCACCTGGATGCTTTTCGAACACGAAGCACGCGAAGAATTTCGCCGAGCGAGAACGAGGGATGCCTT AAAGGTGGAAGCAAGATTGGATGAATCGAGTTCATCCACGGACTCCAACAAGATCAATCAAATTCAGACACCGAGGCTTAAGCCCAGTGTATCACAGGCACGTAAATCTTTCGCTGCACAATTTGGAATGTGTCTTAATAAGCTAACAGCCTCGAAGTGGATTGCAAAACTTGGACACGAAATATGTCGCAAGAACGGACCAGCATTCCTTACATGGGTCCTAGAATTCATCAAAGATGAGATGTTACACCCAGAGAGGGAGGATGGAGCTGATTGTGAGAGGATTGTGGACTATTTTGATAGGTTTGTGAACAATAGGGTATATGAAGATTGGGACATTGATTTATAG
- a CDS encoding fungal-specific transcription factor domain-containing protein: MTTPVTTTPLSEASTATNPVNRSKRVLPLSPDTTRESENRRKASKVSRACDHCKLKKLKCSGTLPCEGCVKRRLDCQYDSLYRRGRPPTPPTVGPQRGSMSSAPPDANPEQTSSRSTSQGDSGLETAEIEGQFFDPTSNLTFVHRAWKRLAQQTQQTESRSGVLTGAENLQPLMSAGDKPFTTRGDSSLMFVSQPEAFELFNYYFENCVVTYRVLNRQYCQAWLEAVINNVHNGQPLDTGIGHAKAAIVVNILAIASFRQHRISEQASLPGGMSIMSQQSEQYFLQASELTAQETGLPRLESAQARVLQVLYLLQTSRMNQAWYVFGNTVPIVTALGLHRKSTQYRNGGRQPTDYIISECRKRTFWVLYTIDKYLAVVFGRPRFYHDNDVDQEFPDRVNDEDMTPQGPSPLEPAMDCHVDSLLFHARIAIIIENVSRQVYSLKKMPPEERLAAAQGFIQQLHEWRQALPPHLGTVRPSSLIPIFSRQATALKLAYCHAVMHTTRPFLLDHSEDCSPALQACVTQCISAAKLALEIVDGMFSEKSVLFHALWWMPYVTFCALAVVYVWDIQQRSNTTADPGNALLFDLAEKCQNHLARTIAAESASRRYSIIIEELRQEARQGPQHAARPSQTIQCQQESLISSEHESGTSIDELGSMFDDQDETSSGLQSIMNPLSQWQPTDWLDLDSSAFTFFSQLEDSMLY; encoded by the exons ATGACTACCCCAgtaacaacaacaccattgTCCGAAGCATCAACGGCCACAAATCCAGTGAATCGGTCAAAACGTGTTCTGCCTTTATCGCCAGATACAACCCGCGAGTCCGAGAATCGTCGGAAAGCGTCCAAG GTTAGCCGAGCTTGTGATCACTGTaaactcaagaagctcaaatgCTCTGGAACTCTTCCTTGCGAAGGTTGTGTGAAAAGACGTCTGGACTGTCAATATGACTCGCTTTATCGAAGAGGAAGGCCACCGACGCCGCCTACCGTCGGACCACAGCGAGGATCTATGAGTTCTGCACCTCCTGATGCCAATCCTGAACAAACGAGTTCAAGATCCACGTCACAAGGTGATTCTGGCCTTGAGACTGCAGAGATTGAGGGTCAATTCTTTGATCCTACGTCGAATCTGACTTTTGTACATCGTGCGTGGAAGAGATTGGCGCAGCAGACGCAGCAAACGGAGTCGAGATCTGGAGTCTTGACGGGCGCGGAGAATTTACAGCCTCTTATGTCTGCTGGTGATAAACCCTTTACCACGAGGGGTGATTCGAGCTTGATGTTTGTCAGTCAGCCAGAGGCCTTTGAGCTGTTCAACTACTATTTTGAGAACTGTGTCGTCACATACCGTGTTCTGAACAGACAATACTGTCAAGCTTGGCTTGAAGCTGTTATCAACAATGTTCACAATGGACAGCCTCTGGACACAGGTATCGGTCATGCGAAAGCTGCAATTGTGGTCAATATTCTTGCAATTGCGAGTTTTCGACAACACAGAATCTCGGAACAGGCCTCACTACCAGGCGGTATGTCTATAATGTCACAGCAGAGCGAACAGTACTTTCTCCAAGCATCTGAGCTCACTGCTCAAGAAACCGGACTACCTCGACTCGAATCGGCTCAGGCGCGAGTTTTGCAAGTTCTTTATCTCTTGCAAACATCTCGGATGAACCAAGCTTGGTATGTCTTCGGAAATACTGTGCCTATTGTTACGGCGCTTGGTCTGCATCGGAAGTCGACGCAATATCGGAATGGAGGTCGACAGCCCACGGACTACATCATATCTGAGTGTCGGAAGAGAACGTTTTGGGTTCTTTATACCATCGATAAGTATCTGGCTGTTGTGTTCGGTAGACCGAGATTTTATCACGACAATGATGTCGACCAGGAGTTCCCTGACAGGGTCAACGATGAGGACATGACACCGCAAGGGCCGTCACCACTGGAGCCCGCCATGGACTGCCATGTTGACTCATTGCTTTTTCACGCTAG GATTGCAATAATTATCGAAAATGTATCACGGCAAGTCTACTCACTTAAAAAGATGCCACCCGAAGAGCGCCTCGCCGCAGCGCAAGGCTTCATCCAACAACTCCACGAATGGCGTCAAGCTCTCCCTCCCCATCTCGGCACCGTTCGTCCCTCGAGCCTAATACCGATCTTCTCTCGACAAGCCACTGCTCTAAAGCTTGCCTACTGCCACGCCGTAATGCATACGACTCGACCATTCCTTCTTGATCATTCAGAAGACTGCAGTCCTGCTTTACAAGCTTGCGTAACACAGTGTATAAGCGCAGCCAAGCTTGCACTAGAAATCGTCGATGGCATGTTTTCTGAGAAATCAGTCTTATTCCATGCTCTGTGGTGGATGCCCTATGTAACCTTCTGCGCATTGGCAGTGGTGTACGTATGGGATATCCAACAAAGAAGCAACACCACCGCTGATCCTGGCAACGCACTGCTCTTCGACCTCGCAGAGAAATGTCAGAATCATCTGGCGAGAACTATTGCTGCTGAGTCCGCAAGTCGAAGAtacagcatcatcattgagGAACTACGACAAGAAGCAAGACAAGGACCACAGCATGCTGCAAGGCCATCACAGACAATTCAATGTCAGCAGGAGTCACTCATTTCGAGTGAACATGAGTCGGGGACGAGTATAGATGAGTTGGGTTCTATGTTCGATGATCAGGATGAAACGAGTTCGGGATTACAGTCTATTATGAATCCACTGAGTCAGTGGCAGCCGACTGACTGGTTAGATCTTGACTCTTCG GCATTCACTTTCTTCTCTCAGCTTGAAGACTCAATGCTTTACTAG
- a CDS encoding major facilitator superfamily domain-containing protein has protein sequence MATQTQDIEREFSRDEKSGIMHNEHAQGGLSQEDADFLNNFPEERKKAVIRKVDWRLIPMLVLLYLIAYLDKTNIGNAKIEGMTDDLHLKGIEYNIVTAIFFIPFVLCEVPSNMILHKFKRPSWYMGGIVFCWGVIMTLTALVQNYAGLLVIRFLLGIFEAGFLPGAILIISNWYLPNETQTRIAILYTSAATGGAFSGLLAFAIAKMDGMAGMEGWRWIFLIEGLFTVVVAIMCVFLLCDSPALSTRWLDADEIRYLELRQLSRRATVPMDYKENDHFNLRLFKDILMDYKIWLLFFANWSNAVPNYAMKFTMPTILRGMGYTSSDAQLMTIPPYAIGAISAYVFAIFADKYSWRAPFILGPQCCLVVAFIILFVKSSNIEDNIAVCYFAVCLACFGMYPILPGVNAWNVANTPDPAKRSVNIGLLVCVGNIGGLIGSYIYLEREAPRYPTGYGTSLAFGLAGVVAVLLLETLLKRGNAKKAKMTEEEVRQRYTDEDLIRMGEKSPLFKYAL, from the exons ATGGCAACTCAGACTCAGGATATCGAACGCGAGTTTTCGCGTGATGAAAAGTCTGGGATCATGCATAATGAGCATGCCCAGGGTGGTTTATCTCAAGAGGATGCTGATTTCTTGAACAACTTTCCcgaggagaggaagaaggctgtTATTCGAAAGGTCGAT TGGCGATTAATTCCTATGCTTGTTCTCTTATACCTCATTGCATATTTGGACAAGACCAACATTG GAAATGCAAAGATTGAAGGCATGACTGATGACTTGCACCTCAAGGGTATCGAGTACAACATCGTCaccgccatcttcttcatccccttCGTCCTCTGCGAAGTTCCTTCCAACATGATCCTTCACAAGTTCAAGAGACCATCTTGGTATATGGGTGGCATCGTCTTTTGTTGGGGTGTCATCATGACTCTTACTGCCCTTGTGCAAAACTACGCTGGTCTCTTGGTCATTCGATTCTTACTCGGTATCTTTGA GGCCGGTTTCCTCCCCGGTGcaatcctcatcatctcaaaCTGGTACCTCCCCAACGAAACGCAAACCCGAATCGCAATCCTCTACACATCAGCTGCAACAGGCGGTGCATTCTCAGGCCTTCTAGCCTTCGCCATCGCTAAGATGGACGGCATGGCAGGTATGGAAGGCTGGCGCTggatcttcctcatcgaaGGTCTCTTCACCGTCGTCGTCGCCATAATGTgcgtcttcctcctctgcGATTCACCAGCCCTTTCCACACGCTGGCTCGACGCCGATGAGATTCGATACCTTGAACTCCGACAACTTAGCCGTCGGGCTACAGTTCCCATGGACTACAAGGAGAATGATCATTTCAACCTCCGCCTTTTCAAGGATATTCTTATGGATTACAAGATTTGGCTTTTGTTCTTCGCGAACTGGTCGAATGCTGTTCCTAACTATGCTATGAAGTTCACTATGCCTACTATCCTGAGGGGTATGGGGTACACTTCTTCTGATGCGCAGTTGATGACTATCCCTCCTTATGCTATTGGAGCTATTTCGGCTTATGTGTTTGCTATCTTTGCTGATAAGTACTCATGGCGCGCTCCTTTCATCTTGGGACCTCAATGCTgtcttgttgttgcttttATCATCTTGTTTGTCAAGTCCAGCAACATTGAGGACAACATTGCTGTTTGTTACTTCGCCGTCTGTCTCGCATGCTTTGG CATGTATCCTATTCTTCCTGGTGTCAACGCCTGGAACGTCGCCAACACGCCCGACCCCGCCAAACGATCCGTCAACATTGGTCTTCTCGTTTGCGTCGGCAACATCGGTGGCCTCATCGGCTCTTACATCTACCTCGAGCGTGAAGCACCCCGATACCCAACTGGTTACGGAACTTCTCTGGCTTTCGGTttggctggtgttgttgcAGTTTTGTTGCTGGAGACTCTTCTTAAGAGAGGTAATGCCAAGAAGGCTAAGATgactgaggaagaggtcAGACAGAGATATACAGATGAGGATCTTATTCGCATGGGAGAGAAGAGTCCATTGTTCAAGTATGCTCTTTAG